From the genome of Streptomyces sp. NBC_00659, one region includes:
- a CDS encoding MBL fold metallo-hydrolase, with the protein MDSAGQKTDSAPGGDDFAAAAQLDVRWIHGSPSAKHNTDPDIQVHAYDEHTVILRQNMAIDYEAPFMFLLFGTARAVLIDTGATASADHFPLRRVVDRVMDSWLAAHPRDDYGLLVLHTHPHGDHIAGDGQFTGRPGTEVVNAALDSAWDFFGFHDDPDAVARVDLGGRVLECLATPGHHEAAVTFFDPWTGILLTGDTVYPGRLYVEDWPAFTRTVDRLIDFCGHRPVTHVLGCHIEMTREPGRDYPVRTTYQPDEPPLQMTTDQLMDVRRAVESIGSRPGRHVFDDFVICRRDTRR; encoded by the coding sequence GTGGACAGTGCCGGGCAGAAGACCGACAGCGCCCCCGGAGGCGACGATTTCGCGGCGGCCGCACAGCTCGACGTGCGGTGGATCCACGGCTCGCCCTCGGCCAAGCACAACACGGACCCCGACATCCAGGTCCACGCCTACGACGAGCACACGGTGATCCTTCGCCAGAACATGGCGATCGACTACGAAGCGCCCTTCATGTTCCTGCTGTTCGGGACCGCGCGAGCCGTCCTGATCGACACGGGCGCCACGGCCTCGGCCGACCACTTCCCGCTGCGCCGGGTCGTCGACCGGGTGATGGACTCCTGGCTGGCCGCGCACCCCCGTGACGACTACGGGCTGCTGGTGCTGCACACCCATCCGCACGGCGACCACATCGCCGGGGACGGCCAGTTCACCGGCCGTCCCGGCACCGAGGTCGTGAACGCGGCCCTCGACAGTGCCTGGGACTTCTTCGGGTTCCACGACGATCCCGACGCCGTCGCGCGGGTCGACCTCGGCGGCCGGGTGCTGGAATGCCTGGCCACACCCGGGCACCACGAGGCCGCGGTGACGTTCTTCGACCCCTGGACCGGGATCCTGCTCACCGGCGACACGGTCTATCCCGGACGCCTGTACGTCGAGGACTGGCCGGCCTTCACCCGCACCGTCGACCGGCTGATCGACTTCTGCGGGCACCGCCCCGTCACCCACGTACTCGGCTGCCACATCGAGATGACCCGGGAACCGGGACGGGACTACCCCGTGCGCACCACCTACCAGCCCGACGAGCCGCCGCTCCAGATGACCACGGATCAGCTCATGGACGTCCGCAGGGCCGTCGAGTCCATCGGATCACGTCCCGGCCGGCATGTCTTCGACGACTTCGTCATCTGCCGCCGCGACACCCGGCGCTGA